Genomic DNA from Alicyclobacillus fastidiosus:
TGTCCTGCCATTCAATCGCAAACTGAGCATCTTTAGACAGCCTCAGTGCTGCCAGATTGGAGCCGTTGTCCACCTCTTCGATACAATACACAATGGGTCCACGTTGCAGCGCAATTTGCTCTTGATTCATTGTCACTAACGGATTGCTCCTGATTTTTTCAACGGGCATGTCTAGCAGTAGTCTCAGTTGATCCCCATCCTGCCAGGTTCTCTCGACAATTACGTAACCATTGAAGAGTGACTCCATGGACAATTCTTCGCCATTTAACTGTAATGTGGCTCGTTTACACCATCCAGGGACACGCAATCCTAATCCAAACTTAGTTAGAGCGGTTGTTTGAATGTCAATTTGGATATCTCCCCGCCATGGGTAATCGTGCTGTTGCGAGATCCGAATTGTCTCGTTCCCAATCTTCGTCTCCATCTCGCTCGCAATATAGAGGTGCATAAAAATGGTGTCGCTTGACCGTGTATACACATGGTCTTCAATGGAAGCGATCATTCGAGCTAGGTTTGGCGGACAGCACGCGCAGGAAAACCATTGTTGACGCTCGCTCTTCACGTGGCTCTGATCCTTTCGACTCTTCTGATGCCGGTTGATTTCTAAAGGATTTACATAGAAAAAACGCTTACCATCTAAGTCCATTCCACTTAACGTTCCATTATAAATGGCGCGCTCTAACACGTCAGCATATTTACCATGCACTTCGAGTCGCAGCATTCGATTCGCCCAAAACGCCAACCCAACGGAGGCGCATGTTTCACAATACATGGAGTCGTTAGGCAGATCATAAGGCGCTGTGAAGGCTTCACCGTTTAACGTCGATCCGATTCCACCACTGATATACATTTTTCGATTCGTAACATCGTCCCACAGGCGTTCACACGCTTCTTTAAGGGATTCGTCATTTTTCCTGGCTGCCAAGTCCGCCATGGCGATGTACATATACATAGCTCTGACCGCGTGGCCCACAGCTTCTGTCTGCTCACGCACCGGTCGATGAGCTTGCTGATACTCGTAACCCAAACCAAAGTTGACATTTTCCTCAGAATTCCACGTGAGGGCTGTGTCAATCGTTGCTCGGCGTACTCTTTCCTCTTCAAAATAACAGGGTGTACCACCGCGTTGGTTAATGAAAAATTCCGCCAACTTTAAATAGCGTTCATTCTGAGTTACATCAAATAACTTAACGAGCGCCAATTCTATCTCTTGATGTCCAGGATACCCTTTTAACTTATTCGGCTCGGCGCCGAACGTGCACTCGATTAAATCGGCATATTTCTTTACGATATCCAGGAATTTCGTCTTTCCTGTCGCTTCGTAATAGGCAACCGCCGCTTCAATGAAATGTCCTGCGCTATAAAGCTCGTGATTATCGCGCAAATTGGTCCAACGATTTTGGGGTCCCTTTAAGAGATAATACGTATTGAGGTAGCCGTCATTTGCCTGCGCCATTCCCAAGAGCTCAATCACTTCGTCAGCTCTTCGCTCGAGCTCTGTATTCGGGAAGTTGCGTAGACTATAGGCGACCGTTTCTAACCACTTGGCTACGTCACTATCTTGAAAAACAGTACCATAATATTCGCCACTAGAGATCCCAGCTGCAATTCTAAAATTCTCAATAGCATGACTTGGTTCAAGGTCCGCCAGTTCATCATTTAGCGCTTGCCACTGATAGGGGATGACTTCCGATTCAACCACTTTTTTATAGCCGCCCCAAAATCGATCCTTCACTTTCACATGCTTAATCGGTTCATACACCTTCATGACCATCCCCCCAGGATTACCACTTTTCCACACTTCTTGGGACAACGCTTACAAACGATCTTGAAAATGATAAAATCTTCGGTGTACATCACTCATATTGACATTAAGTTAACACGTGAACCGGACTTCAAATAGGGTCGCTTACAACCATGTTTCCCGAAATTTCACACTGGAAGGAGTGCAGAATGTATGAACAAACACGCTTATCTCTCATTCTTAGCCCCTCCATTTCCCTATTTCGTCGAGGGGAATCTGACTCAATACAATATAGGTGACTTACACCCCAATCGTAGAAATCTTGAGTATTTCGATATCATTATGGTGAAAGAAGGTACCCTGTTTTTGGGCGAGGAAAACCACACTTGGAGCTTAACCCCGGGGGAAGTACTTATCTTGGAGCCGAACAAACACCATTATCCTGTCCATGCATGTGAGGAGCAAACGTCCTTTTATTGGCTGCATTTCCACACAAAAAACGAATGGCGTGAACAAACACAATCTCTGGAAATCGAATCTGAAACGAATGTGCCAAGACTACACTTTTACTCAGATTACTACACGATCCACTTGCCGAAATGGCAAACTTTCCCTGACTCAGAGGAACTCTTTTCAAAGATGGAATTTCTACTCCGATCAACAACAAGGCCACGTTCGCTTTCCTTTTGGGAAACACAACAGAATTTTATGGAGATTTTGCAGTTCATTGAACAACGAAATGCGTATCATGACAGTGGTATTAGACTCGCCGAGCTGGTTGAAATCTATATTAAGCAAAATTTCCGAGAGACCATTACAAACCAGACGTTATCCAAACACTTTCACGTACATGAGAATTATTTAGCGCGTAGTATGAAGAAAGTTTTCCAGTGCACACCCCTACAGTACTTGACCAAGTATCGTCTTAACCAAGCACGTCGATTGCTTCTAAAAACGGACTCACCATTAACCCAAATCTCAGACGAAAGCGGCTTTACGGACTACAAGTACTTCTCGAGTTGTTTCCGCAAAGAAGTTGGATTGTCTCCCTCTCAATTCCGAAAACGATATCGGCACATCGAAGATTAGACTGACAACATCAATGGTTTGCTCGGCACTATATCACCTCATTTAGGCAAAACAAAAACCCGCCGGAGCGGGCTACTTCTGTTATTTTCGTCTATACACTGGGTTTACCAGGAACGGCTCAATCTCATCATCTTCGTAATAGATATCCCAATAGTCTGATACATCAATAAACCTGGCTACTTGGTCATATTGTGCTGTATTGTAATTCGCGACAGATGTACCACAGTGATATCTGAAGATGTGATACAAGTATTGTGTAAACGGGTCCAGGTCTATAAGATACGAACGCACTGTATGAACGCTCGGATATCCATCAAAACCTCTGATTTGAACACAGGACTCTCCTAAAAACGTATCCTTTTTCGGATCGATTCCCTTAAACAAGCTTTTGATTCGTTCAACGCGATCTGACATGATATCACCCCTTATATGGGTACGTGATATTCCATGAATAATACCTGCTCCATATCTCGCGACTTCTGAAAAATATAGGAAGTTTACTTCCGATTATCTAACGAATGTCCTTGCGAAGCTTTTCGAACGCAACAAATACCTGACAATGATTAGCATCCCAACATATCCAATAACATTAGGAATGACATCTAGGTGTTTTCTAATCGGCCAGTGTTCAACCATGGATTTGCACGCGACCCAACACCAGAAACGAGTCTGGTGCACTACTCATTTCGGGAATGCTGGTTTCAACACCGCCGTTGATTCTTCGAGAATGAAATGCGAGTTGCAGACCGCATTTTCTTGTGCAACTGAATCGAACAGTCCGCTCCCACTATCTCTCACTCAGAAAACCAACGTCGGGTGTCCAATCCGGCGTGATACTTTCACCGAGAAGCATGACCCTCCAGTTTGCATTACAGAATTAATATGACCCAGCACAGCTGCCTGTGTATCCTCCACCGTAAGTAATGAGAAGGATGAATATAGTGGACGTTCTGTTTGCTTTGAGCACAGTCCGGAAATAATAAACGTAAGGTTCAACGTTTTGGGGGGATACAATTGGCAATCGTTATTGGGACTGTTGTCGCTTGGATTGCGGTAACAGTTTTTTGTCTTATTCCAAAGAAACTTACGCCGTTCGGGATGATATTCCTCTTTTTTACTGATACGGTGCTCGAGCTCGGTACGTTTTCTCCCTTGCACGTAAACTTGAAGCTCGTCCAAGTCAGCCCTGGTGTTGACAATGCTGTTGCGGACCTAATGTTTCGGTATATTGAGCTTCCCTTATTGCTGGTGGCGACGTCAAATCTCTTACTGCATTCAAGCAAAATAGTCAAGTGGGCTGGCGTTACGGCCATTGTCCTGTTTACACTAGTTGTCCAATTGTTTCTAGTCTGGCAGGGGATGCTCATCTTTCATAATTGGAACATCCTGTACTCCGCTATATACATGTGTGTATTTGTAGCATTTTCCAGGGTAATGTCCTGGGTAATCACGAGAACGTCCCCGAGCGAGGCATTGTAAAATGGTTGTTTATGATCATTCATTTAACCATAACGAGTGGTCCGTCATGATTGGTTTATGTATTGGACTGTTTCTAGTCTTTGTTTTACCAAAACGGTTTCCTACAAGAGCTTCTTTCGTATTTTTCATGTGTGGTGTGTACAGTGGCTTCTTCTTCGACAACTCGTTAAGTATTCAACCCGTTAGCTTTTATGACACGATGGATACATCAGTGTATCAGGTGATGGATTATATATTGTACTTTGCATATGGACCCATCAGTTACTTGTTTTTTTACGTATGGGATTACATGAGGCTTAAGTCCAGAGCACTTCCATTGTATTTATTCATTTGGGTGTTGATTGCGATGAGCGTTGAATGGATAGGCACATTATTTGGTGTCTTTCATTATCGGCATGGTTATAAAATTGAATACTCCATGCCGATCTATCTGGTAATATTTTGTCTTTGGGCTATGCTGTATCGTTATTACCAGATTCTTATCGTCAAAGGTAAGCAAAACCTTCACTAAAAACAATTTTTAGATCATCGTCGAACTGCCCTTTCGTGCAATAACATAAATTATCCATGCAACATAATACCGGGCTCCAACAAATCAGTCAGTTTGTTAATTAGGGAATATCGTCATCCGAGAAAAGGAAATCATGTTTTAAATGTTCTAATGCTTTTAGGGGGCGGATGTCTCACAAGTGGATTACAAGAATATTTATGAAGCCACCAAGCGATTTTGTGACGTAAGAATGAATCACCAGCTTTCATCATGCCTTGTTCTCATTTCTCTGGTGGTTGCTGCTGGTCTTCTCGTAGCTGACGTCTCGGATATATTGTCTTCATGTTAGTGTTTCAATACTGTTCGACGTGAAGTCGTTTATTTTTGCAATTTTTATTGTAATGGTGTTCGTTTCCATGGCGCTCGCATTTGTAATCGAACCATTATTTATGCGAGTACAATACAATCCTTTGTCGCGGGAATACGTCTATTCGTTTTCAGCGTACATATTTATGGCTATGTTTCGGATTAATGGCGAAATTACAAGAACATTCCATAGAGCCACTTCATCGGTAACAAACGTCCTTGTCCTTATGGTCGCTTCGCCCCATTCCGAAATGCACGGATTGACATACGATACATATCGGTGAAACAGTCATGACGTATGGGGGTGGGATATTTGGCGAAACACCGAACGCACCGTTCAAAACAGCCCTCCCGAAATGGTAAATCACGGAATGAAACGGACGGTAATACCGAGGCAAACACCAATACATCGGTAACGCGCATCAATACCTTCGTCAACCAGCGGAACACTCAGTTACTGTAATTAACACCATTGTGACCGTCGCCAGCATAGCAGTCGCGTTGCAGGCAATGAGACGTGGGAAAACATTAACGACATGGATGATCAGCCCAATAACCATACATAAACGTAATGAACAAGCAGGCAGCATAAGCCGACTGCCCATTTGTCAAATTGATGAAGCGTGTTTTTCCGCACCGTTCGGTACGTCTGCTCACTTCTGCGGCGGGCCTCCCACACGTTGTATTTCTGCCCCTGCACATACCGACTCCACAGAAACTCATCCCACTCAGGATGCCGCAACTGCATTTTTACAACGCATTGTCGATGGGACGCTTTCTCGCCTCGAAGACAGTCAGATCCTCACGGGCCTGAGCCACCTTGCGAAACCGACACTCCGCTTGCCTCTCTGAGTTCCGTAAGTTTAACGGGTTCCTCAAGATGTCGCTCGGTGACCATCACGTACGCGTCCTCAACCGCCCTGGCTTCCGCGACATCGTCAAACCGAGCATATCGCATCTAGTCGAGTGGTAATTGGACTGACGACACATGGAACCTTAATCGCAGGAAATTACACCATACCCCAGTTCAACTCGATGGATGTATCCGAAGTTACGAATGCGGTATGAGCCATACACCCCATTTACGGCCTTCGCAGCATCCGTCTTCCGTCACTGCCGGAGCATAAGTAGCGTCTCTAAGATCTAATCCTAACGCAAGGAAAATTCCCATCCATAGGCGACCTCACTCAGGGTCTGGGCTCCTATTTCACTGCTCTTCTCGTCTACGATCTGTCCGCCCATGGATTCGTAAAAACGGCATGCAGGGTTGTCGGTGAGCACCCAAATCAACATCTCGTGAAAGTGATGGTGAATCAGATGGGAGACAACGCTGTGAAAGAGTTGTTTCCCAATTCCCTTTCGTTGATACGCTTCAAGGAGATAAATCGCATACAGTTCCCCATCGTACACTGAGTGGCCAGAACGTTCTGGACCGCCGTCTGCAAAGCCAATGATTTGCCCTTTGTTATCTTCAGCGACAAACATAACGTATGTAGATGAATGATCTTGAAGTCGGTTCTGCCACCGCTCTTCGCTTTGAGCGTAGGACAAACTTGCCAGAAAGTCGTCGTTCACGATTCCTCGATAGGTGGTCCTCCAACTGTCGACGTGAACTCTTGCAACTCCAGTTGCATCGTCGAGAGTCGCCCTCCGAATGATCCAATTCGAATACATGCCAACACCTCCAAATCCTCGTTTCCATCGAGGGCATGCTCGTCAGTTCAAGAATGGTTCTTGGCCACAGCCCTGTGGATTCAAGATGTTTACTTCGTGCATATTCAACAAGTTATGACACGCTCGCAGTTCATTCTGGGACTTGTCGTTTTTGAGGCTCCGTCTCGTCTTGCGCAATTTTCAATACGTTTAGATGGTGGTCCCCACGCTTAGCTTCCAAAAGAAGCTGTACCATCGCGTCAAACGGGTCCTGGGAAATCACCCCGAGGATCGCTGCTCAGACTTTCTTGTGGACAAATTCACGATAACCTAAGAAACCTTCTTTGCTGTAAAAATTTCTAGCAACTTCATTCTCCACCCAGTAGTCCAACTCTACTGAATCCATTCCCTCAGTCCGTGCTAGCTCATAGATGTGGTTCATGAAAGCTGTCCCGTATCCACGTCGCCTTTGGTGACCCACGACGCATAATTGATGGACAAAAGCCGTGGTTCGTTGTTTTGTGAATGCGGTTTGCGGATACATCTTCATCTCAATCCATGCGTAACCCAACGCTTCCTGATCGTCTTCCAATAGAAGAAAAACAAAGGACTCATTCTGCACCAATTCCTGAAACGCATCGCGGATCGCTTCAAAGGTATATTCCGTAAAATACTGCGGATATAACGCAACGTGTAATTCGTGTATGGGCTGATTTAGTTGTGCAATCAATTCAAAATCGGTCGTCCGAGTAATTTTCACGCTTGCCCTTCCCTCCTATCCTGAAACATGTTCAATCGAACTTGCGTATTGATGGAATCATCATGATCCCGATGGCTACGCAGATCATGAAAGTCCCCTCGATCAGCATGGTTTGGACGCCACCGATCTTTGTGGCGAGCCATCCACTAACCACATTGCCGAATGGCAACAAAGTCCATGACCCAAAAAGGTCAAGACTTGCTACGCGGCCGTACGTTTCGGCTGGGACCAATTCTTGCAAACTACTCTCCCAAACTAACATGAATATCATGATTACTCCGTTCGCCAGCACCATCAGCCGCATTAGCTCGATTGTGGAATGAACAAGCGCAAGAAACAATAATGCAACGGCATTGAGGATGATGCCACCGTATGCGGTGTATCCTCGACGACGATGCGCCTTTTTTCGGCCGAAAAAAGGCGCAACAACGATAGCCCCGAGCCCAGCCGCACTATTGACCAGCCCATAACTTGTATCCGGGAGATGTAAATGGACAGTAATCAGCCACGGCAGAAGAATCGCAGTCAGTCCTGTACTTGCAATATTGATCAACGCGAATGCCGAGATCGTAATCCATAACCACGAGTGTTTTCGTAGTTCAAGCAATCCCCCCACCAGGTCATGTAGAAAACCGCGAAGGATCGAATGTGAGTTCGGTGGCTCATGATCAACTCTTGGGATTTTCAAGAACATCAGCATAATGGCTGAGACACATAGCATGACTGCATCCAGTCCCAATCCAGCCCCGATGGAAATATATCCGACCGTGATGCCCCCGAGCGTTGGTCCTACTAAGCGAGCGAATTCCTGACTGACTTGCATGAACGACTAGGCGGCATTGCGAATGTCTTCGGTAAATATCTGACGCGTGCGGCCGCATATGCCGGTTGAAACAGAGCGTCCATCACAGCGTAGGCAATGACAAAAATCGGAATCGCTGCGATAGATAGGTGATCTAACAGACTTAGTGCGGCGAGTGCCACAACCAGTAAACACCGCATGGACTCGGTGATCATCATCAATGTTGAACGAGAGACTTTGTCGACGATCACGCCGGAAAAGGGGAGCAGGATGACTTGCGGAAGCATAAGGAGCCCCATGATCCATCCCATGTCCAAGGTTGAATTGCTAATGGCGTAAACAGACAGTGGAAGGACAACCCACTAAACTCCATCTCCAAATTGAGATAGCGTCTGCACACTCCACACCACCGGAAAATTGCGGGATTTCCGAAATGGTTCCACGAAGCTTCGAATCGATGAAGCTCCTTCCAAGCCTTTGCCGGAAACCATAGCATGAATTGGAAATTTAATCAATATGTCTCTTGAACAAGAAAAAACCGTGGTCTCTTCAACCACGGTCGTATATCAAGATCAATACCTGTCGTCAGTTCTTGGCACTAACTTGGTAGCGCAGTTTGGACCCTTTTTGTTCGCGATTCCGCAAGTCCATCTCAATTTGTTCGAGGCTTCTTCCCTTCGTCTCCGACACGTATTTCCCGACGAAGATGATAGATAAAACGCCAACCAAGCCGTAGCTGATGAACAGCGCACTAATACCGAATTTCGCCAGCAAAGCTGGGAATGTCAAGGATACCACTAGGTTAGCCGCCCAATTGAATACGGCGCCAATACCCATTCCAGCACCACGAATGCTGAGCGGGAAGATCTCGGACAGCATCACCCACACAACAGGTCCCCAACTGATGGAGAAGAACGAAATGTAAGCCGCCAGGCAGACCAGCGTCGTCCACCCCGCTGCAGCCGTTCCATGTGCCATCGAATTGACCAGACCCAGGATAATCAGTGAAAGAGACATACCGATGTTGCCGATGATGAGTAAGGGCTTACGTCCGACCTTATCAATCAGGCGAATCGCGACAACCGTCATGATGACCTCGACGGATCCGATTCCGATGGTTCCCAAAATAGCCGCGGAGACACCTAATCCGACCTCGGTAAACGTCGTAGGTGCATAGTAAATCACGGTGTTGCAACCGATGAATTGTTGAAATACAGCGAGGCCGATTCCGACGCCGATGGCTGGCCGTACCCAGCGCGCCTTCAAATCGCTCCATCCACCATGTTCCTTGCGGTTGGCCTCCTTGATCTCGGCGATCTCCTGATCAACACCAACGCCATTACGAAGCCGTGTGAGGACTAGGCGAGCTTGCGACTCGTCTCCCCTTTTCATCAGCCAGCGCGGACTCTCTGGCAAAAAGAGCATACCAATGAAGAGAATTGCCCCAGGAACAAACGCAAGACCGAGCATCCACCGCCAGCCGTCGATGCCACTGAACGCATAGTTGATAATGTAGGCGATCAGAATGCCGATCACGATCATCAACTGGTTCAGACTGGACAACGCGCCACGGATCTCAGTTGGAGCCATCTCAGACAGATACATGGGCACCATCGTCGAGGCACCACCGACAGCCAGACCGAGGACGACGCGGAACAGAATGAGCATCGCCGTACTCGCGGAAAACGCCGATCCGATTGCGCCAATACAGAAAATGGCGGCTGCTATCATGACGACCTTTTTCCGGCCGAGCTTATCCATCAACGGGCCACTGATGGCCGATCCGATGATGGCACCGACGAGGATACCGCTTACAACAAGGCCCTCTGTGTATGAATTCAAGTGAAGGGCTTTCTTAATAAACAAGATTGCACCCGAGATGACACCGGTGTCATAGCCGAAAAGCAAACCGCCTAGGGCGCCGAAAAAATAAATCACGCTGTTGTTCATCTTGCGATTCATTTGTCTTCACTCCGCTTCGTCACTTTATCTTCTATATCACAGTGGAAACTGACTTTGATCGTTGAAATGGTTACGGTCACGCCTATTTAGAGACAAACCTCGTGAAGAGATTGTCCAATTTCACGTGTCGAATCATAGGCGTGGCTGAATACGCATACACGACATCCACCCGTTCAAAGCGTAGGACGGTTGCATCCGCTTCCTCACAACCTGAATGTCGGCCACACGATCCGCCCGGCGCACCGAGCGGCCGACATTTGGTCATCACGTACACAACAATTCCATTCCGTTTACCAAGTAGATAATTCACGAAAATGTGGCTTCAGAGACTCATACAAGGCGCCATACAATCGATACGCCTTCTCATATACCGAAACGTTGCGAGGCGTTGGTGCAATGACTTCATCCGTTCGAATCAGTGTGTCGCAGGCTGTTTGAACGTCCGTGAAACGCCCTGCGCCAACACCTGCTAAAATGGCAGCACCGAAAGCTGGTCCTTCGTTCGCCTCGACTGCACAAACGGACTGCTGGAATACGTCCGCTTGAATCGCTTTCCACAGTTCGCTGCGCGCTCCACCACCGGACACCCGAATCTGTTCAATGGGTAAATCCAGTGCGCGAATCAACTGGAGGCAATCTTGTAAACTAAACGTGACGCCTTCGAGAATGGCTCGAATGAAGTGCGCTCGCTGATGGCGACCAGTGATACCGAAGAACGTGCCGCGTGCGAGCGGATCGAGATGCGGGGTGCGTTCACCCATCAGGTACGGCAGATAGATCAGTCCGTCGCTGGTAGCTTCGACCTGCGCTGCCTCCATGCTTAATAGCTCGTAGGTATCACGTCCGATGAGTTTGGCTGTCGTCTGCTCCACTTGGGCGAACTCGTTGCGGAACCATTGCAGGGAGCCACCAGCTGCTTGCGTGACGCCCATCACGTGCCAAGCGCCCGGCACCGCGTGACAAAATGTGTGCAACCGGCCGGCTGGATCTTTCACAACCCCCTCGGCGTACGCAAACACGACGCCAGAGGTCCCGATGGTACTCGACACAATACCCGGGCGGACAATGCCATTTCCGACTGCACCCGCAGCTTGATCCCCTGCACCCGCAACCACCTTGGTGCCTAGCGCAAGCCCTGTCATTTCCGCTGCCGCTGCCGTTACACCGCCAGTGACCTCCACCGATTCAAAGACTTCCGGCAGCCAATCCATCGGGATCGACAAAGCGTCGCACATCTCCCTCGACCAGCGGCGATTCGCCACATCGAGCAACAAGGTTCCCGACGCGTCGGATACGTCTGACGCAAAAACGCCTGTCAACCGATATCGGATGTAGTCTTTTGGCAGCAATACTTTGTTGATCCGCGCATAATGCTCGGGTTCATGCTCTGCGACCCACAACAACTTCGTCGCCGTAAAATTGGTGAGCGGTGGATTGGCAACCAGGCGAATCGTCTCGTCCAGCCCCACCTCGCGTGTAATCCACTCACATTGCGCCTGTGTGCGTTGGTCACTCCAGAGAATCGCCGGCCGAATCACCTTGCCATCCCGGTCGAGGAGGACCAGACTATGCATTTGACCAGTCAGCCCGATGCCCGCGATAGAATCTGCAGACAGCCCCGAACCAGCTATGACGTCACGCACCGCCGAACAAGTGTTTTCCCACCAAACTTCCGGATCCTGTTCGACGTGCAGCGGCTTGTTCTGCTGATACCCATACTCTCTTGTTGCCTCAGCGAGCCTAGTTCCAGATTCGCTGATCAACACGACCTTGACGCCTGACGTGCCAACGTCGATCCCGATTAAACCTGTTTCGTGACGGTTTTGCATAGAAACGTCATTCCACTTCTAATAAGTATTGATTGAGCTTTGCGAGCAGCAATTCCTGACGTCCAGAAGTCGTTACGTCAAACTTCTTATCAACGATGTAGTCCTCGAGCGACTGTAAAGTTGCCTTGCCACTGACGATCTCTTGTCCAATGCCACTCCGATAGCTCTGATAGCGCTCCTCGATAAACGAATCGAATACTCTCTCCTCGATGAGCTTAGCGGCAACCTTAAGCCCGCGAGCGAAGCTGTCCATGCCGACGATGTGTCCGTAGAAGAGATCGATCGGTGTCATCGATGCACGGCGAACCTTTGCGTCGAAGTTCAAACCACCGGAGTGGAGACCACCATTCTTCAAAATTTGGTACATCGCAAGCGTCGCACTGTACAAATCGGTTGGGAACTCGTCCGTGTCCCAGCCCAGCAACGGATCGCCCTGGTTGGCGTCTACCGAGCCGAGCATCCCGTGGATCCGGCTGACGTACAGTTCGTGTTCAAACGTGTGCCCGGCGAGTGTCGCGTGGTTCGCTTCGAGATTGAGCTTAAATCGATCTTCGAACCCATATGTCTTCAAGAATGCGATAGCCGTTGCTGCATCAAAATCATACTGGTGTTTCGTCGGTTCTTTCGGCTTGGGCTCGATTAAAAACTGGCCCTTGAACCCGATCTCGTCCGCATAGTTGATAGCCATCTGGAACAGCCGCGCCAGATTGTCCATCTCGAGTTTCAGATCCGTGTTGAGCAAGGTTTCGTAACCTTCACGCCCACCCCAGAACACGTAGTTTTCCGCGCCAAGTTCAAGCGCCACCTCGAGGCCCTTCTTCACTTGCGCAGCCGCATATGCAAACACGTCGGCGTTCGGCGACGTCGCAGCACCATGTACAAAGCGAGGATTGGAGAACATGTTTTGCGTGTTCCACAACAGTTTTTTGCCGCTCGTTTGCATGTAGTCCTTCAACATGGAGACGATCACGTCCAAGTTTGCGTTCGTCTCACGCAATGTGTCTCCCTCTGGGGCGATGTCGCGATCGTGGAAGCAAAAGTACATCACGCCAAGTTTATCGAGAAACTCAAAAGTCGCCTCGACTCGCTTTTTGGCCAAATCCATTCCAGCGGACCCATCCCAAGGGCGAATCATGTTCGGTAGACCAAATGGATCGCTGCCGGACAACGTAAACGTGTGCCAGTAGCTGACTGCGAAGCGAAGGTGTTCTTCCATCGGTTTGCCAAGCACGACTTCGCTCGGGTTGTAATGTTTAAACGCCAGAGGGTTGGTAGATTTACGTCCTTCATACTGAATCCGCTTTACTTCCGGAAAATACGTCATAGTCATCACCTTTCAAAAAATTAGAACTGCACTCATGGTGCTGCGTTAGAGAGAAATTCGTGACGTCTTCATCAACGTTCATTAGTTTGTTTATTAAACATACAATTATATTAACAGGTCATGTGGCAAATGAAAATACAAAAACGAAAACATTTTCATTCCAGGTTCCGACATCTTATATGCGGCTGATAGCATCACCATCAAGCACGCCAACTGTTCGCTTGCGCGCTTGATGAGCGCG
This window encodes:
- a CDS encoding glycoside hydrolase family 127 protein, with amino-acid sequence MKVYEPIKHVKVKDRFWGGYKKVVESEVIPYQWQALNDELADLEPSHAIENFRIAAGISSGEYYGTVFQDSDVAKWLETVAYSLRNFPNTELERRADEVIELLGMAQANDGYLNTYYLLKGPQNRWTNLRDNHELYSAGHFIEAAVAYYEATGKTKFLDIVKKYADLIECTFGAEPNKLKGYPGHQEIELALVKLFDVTQNERYLKLAEFFINQRGGTPCYFEEERVRRATIDTALTWNSEENVNFGLGYEYQQAHRPVREQTEAVGHAVRAMYMYIAMADLAARKNDESLKEACERLWDDVTNRKMYISGGIGSTLNGEAFTAPYDLPNDSMYCETCASVGLAFWANRMLRLEVHGKYADVLERAIYNGTLSGMDLDGKRFFYVNPLEINRHQKSRKDQSHVKSERQQWFSCACCPPNLARMIASIEDHVYTRSSDTIFMHLYIASEMETKIGNETIRISQQHDYPWRGDIQIDIQTTALTKFGLGLRVPGWCKRATLQLNGEELSMESLFNGYVIVERTWQDGDQLRLLLDMPVEKIRSNPLVTMNQEQIALQRGPIVYCIEEVDNGSNLAALRLSKDAQFAIEWQDNLLNGVMQINTSGHRIQPFDGLYTSAVPKKHAQTVYAIPYYAWCNRTPGEMRVWIYED
- a CDS encoding AraC family transcriptional regulator, which produces MNKHAYLSFLAPPFPYFVEGNLTQYNIGDLHPNRRNLEYFDIIMVKEGTLFLGEENHTWSLTPGEVLILEPNKHHYPVHACEEQTSFYWLHFHTKNEWREQTQSLEIESETNVPRLHFYSDYYTIHLPKWQTFPDSEELFSKMEFLLRSTTRPRSLSFWETQQNFMEILQFIEQRNAYHDSGIRLAELVEIYIKQNFRETITNQTLSKHFHVHENYLARSMKKVFQCTPLQYLTKYRLNQARRLLLKTDSPLTQISDESGFTDYKYFSSCFRKEVGLSPSQFRKRYRHIED
- a CDS encoding GNAT family N-acetyltransferase, which produces MYSNWIIRRATLDDATGVARVHVDSWRTTYRGIVNDDFLASLSYAQSEERWQNRLQDHSSTYVMFVAEDNKGQIIGFADGGPERSGHSVYDGELYAIYLLEAYQRKGIGKQLFHSVVSHLIHHHFHEMLIWVLTDNPACRFYESMGGQIVDEKSSEIGAQTLSEVAYGWEFSLR
- a CDS encoding GNAT family N-acetyltransferase, with product MKITRTTDFELIAQLNQPIHELHVALYPQYFTEYTFEAIRDAFQELVQNESFVFLLLEDDQEALGYAWIEMKMYPQTAFTKQRTTAFVHQLCVVGHQRRRGYGTAFMNHIYELARTEGMDSVELDYWVENEVARNFYSKEGFLGYREFVHKKV
- a CDS encoding MFS transporter — translated: MQVSQEFARLVGPTLGGITVGYISIGAGLGLDAVMLCVSAIMLMFLKIPRVDHEPPNSHSILRGFLHDLVGGLLELRKHSWLWITISAFALINIASTGLTAILLPWLITVHLHLPDTSYGLVNSAAGLGAIVVAPFFGRKKAHRRRGYTAYGGIILNAVALLFLALVHSTIELMRLMVLANGVIMIFMLVWESSLQELVPAETYGRVASLDLFGSWTLLPFGNVVSGWLATKIGGVQTMLIEGTFMICVAIGIMMIPSIRKFD
- a CDS encoding MFS transporter; this encodes MLPQVILLPFSGVIVDKVSRSTLMMITESMRCLLVVALAALSLLDHLSIAAIPIFVIAYAVMDALFQPAYAAARVRYLPKTFAMPPSRSCKSVRNSLA